The following coding sequences are from one Diospyros lotus cultivar Yz01 chromosome 7, ASM1463336v1, whole genome shotgun sequence window:
- the LOC127805557 gene encoding em-like protein GEA6, producing MSSEQERAQLDARAKRGETVVPGGTGGKSLEAQEHLTQGRSKGGQTRKEQLGGEGYHEMGKKGGLGTGDQPGGEHAQEEGVPIDESKLRTSVTPVYGN from the coding sequence ATGTCTTCAGAGCAGGAGAGAGCACAGCTCGACGCTAGGGCCAAGCGCGGGGAGACCGTAGTGCCGGGAGGCACCGGCGGGAAGAGCCTGGAAGCGCAGGAGCACCTCACTCAAGGCCGGAGCAAAGGAGGGCAGACCAGGAAGGAGCAGCTCGGTGGCGAAGGCTACCACGAGATGGGCAAGAAGGGCGGCCTCGGCACCGGCGACCAGCCCGGCGGTGAGCACGCCCAGGAAGAGGGCGTCCCAATCGACGAGTCCAAGTTGAGGACCAGTGTAACGCCCGTATatggtaattaa